The Urbifossiella limnaea genome has a window encoding:
- a CDS encoding ligand-binding sensor domain-containing protein: MGLFTNGLRASAAVALVAAVVAGAAGQDRPATEKAPAARGEVVAELGRSVMYVFHAKSGDYWFGSNDRGVYRYDGKTLVNFTTTGGLVSNQIRGVQEDKAGNVYFTTYAGISRFDGRAFSTLSAPATADPAGWKLRPDDLWFVGAPDAGVVFRYDGRALHRLEFPRTKLGDEHFERMPRSKFPNAVYNPYDVYCVVRDSKGRVWFGCTSVGVCRYDGTSFEWLTDRTLVEAPVRSVLEDRNGNFWFTYSGHRSLTGFQAVADIGRLQPRAEGTIVEGMSIVEDGAGKLWTAALRAGAFQYDGKRKVHYPIKDGDTPVEVFAVYRDNRGVVWLGTHNGGAYRFNGTAFEKFRP; encoded by the coding sequence ATGGGCCTGTTCACCAACGGACTTCGCGCGTCGGCGGCCGTGGCCCTCGTCGCCGCGGTCGTCGCAGGTGCTGCCGGTCAGGACCGGCCGGCGACCGAGAAGGCCCCCGCCGCCAGGGGCGAAGTCGTCGCGGAGTTGGGCCGGAGCGTGATGTACGTGTTCCACGCCAAGAGCGGAGACTACTGGTTCGGGAGCAACGACCGGGGCGTGTACCGGTACGACGGGAAGACCCTGGTCAACTTCACGACGACGGGCGGGCTGGTCAGCAACCAGATCCGGGGGGTCCAGGAGGACAAGGCCGGGAACGTCTACTTCACCACCTACGCGGGCATCAGCCGGTTCGACGGGCGGGCGTTCTCGACCCTGTCCGCCCCGGCGACGGCCGACCCGGCGGGGTGGAAACTCCGGCCGGACGACCTGTGGTTCGTGGGGGCGCCGGACGCGGGGGTAGTCTTCCGGTACGACGGCCGGGCGCTCCACCGGCTGGAGTTCCCGCGGACGAAGCTCGGCGACGAGCACTTCGAGAGGATGCCCCGCTCGAAGTTCCCGAACGCGGTCTACAACCCGTACGACGTGTACTGCGTCGTTCGGGACAGCAAGGGCCGCGTGTGGTTCGGGTGCACGTCCGTCGGCGTGTGCCGGTACGACGGGACGTCGTTCGAGTGGCTCACGGACCGCACCCTCGTGGAGGCGCCGGTCCGGTCCGTCCTCGAGGACCGGAACGGCAACTTCTGGTTCACCTACAGCGGGCACCGCTCGCTCACCGGCTTCCAGGCGGTCGCCGACATCGGCCGGCTCCAGCCGCGCGCGGAAGGGACCATTGTCGAGGGCATGTCGATCGTCGAAGACGGGGCCGGCAAGTTGTGGACGGCGGCGCTGCGGGCGGGCGCGTTCCAGTACGACGGGAAGCGGAAGGTCCACTACCCCATCAAGGACGGGGACACCCCGGTCGAGGTGTTCGCCGTGTACCGGGACAACCGGGGCGTCGTGTGGCTCGGGACGCACAACGGCGGTGCGTACCGGTTCAACGGCACGGCCTTCGAGAAGTTCCGGCCGTGA
- a CDS encoding DNA modification methylase yields the protein MDVEMWPVGRLKPYPQNPRHNDAGVDAVAASLKEFGFRQPIVVDEDDVVVVGHTRLKGALKLGLAEVPVHVARGLTPEQVRAYRIADNQTATLSAWDDGLLAQELAVLQAADFDLGLTGFAEDDLLALLADPPAAATGDPDDVPEPPAVPVTRPGDLWAVGRHRLLCGDATKPADVARVLGGEPADVLLTDPPYNVAYEGGTADRLTIANDDLSDDDFQQFLVSALSAARSHLRPGGGFYVWHADTYGLSVRRAAAEAGLRVRQCLVWVKPSLVLGRQDYQWRHEPCLYGWADGAPHTWLGGRAQTTVLEFDKPARNAEHPTMKPVALFGALLANSCPAGGVVLDPFGGSGTTLVAAEQAGRAARLIEVDPRYGDVVLARAAATFGDAVPVRLLEGDAEVAYADVVARRRADAAAA from the coding sequence ATGGACGTGGAGATGTGGCCGGTCGGGAGGCTGAAGCCGTACCCGCAGAACCCCCGGCACAACGACGCCGGGGTGGACGCCGTCGCGGCGTCGCTCAAGGAGTTCGGGTTCCGCCAGCCGATCGTCGTGGACGAGGACGACGTGGTGGTCGTCGGCCACACGCGACTCAAGGGGGCGTTGAAGCTCGGGCTCGCCGAGGTGCCGGTCCACGTCGCCCGCGGCCTCACCCCCGAGCAGGTCCGGGCGTACCGGATCGCCGACAACCAGACCGCGACGCTGTCCGCCTGGGACGACGGGCTGCTCGCCCAGGAACTTGCGGTGCTCCAGGCGGCCGACTTCGACCTCGGCCTCACCGGGTTCGCCGAGGACGACCTGCTGGCGCTGCTCGCCGACCCGCCCGCGGCGGCGACCGGCGACCCGGACGACGTGCCCGAGCCGCCGGCCGTGCCGGTCACCCGGCCCGGCGACCTGTGGGCCGTCGGCCGCCACCGCCTCCTCTGCGGTGACGCGACGAAGCCCGCCGACGTAGCCCGGGTGCTGGGCGGCGAGCCGGCCGACGTGCTGCTGACGGACCCGCCGTACAACGTCGCCTACGAGGGCGGCACCGCCGACCGCCTGACGATCGCCAACGACGACCTGTCCGACGACGACTTCCAGCAGTTCCTCGTCTCGGCCCTCTCGGCGGCCCGCTCGCACCTCCGCCCCGGCGGCGGGTTCTACGTGTGGCACGCCGACACCTACGGGCTGTCCGTCCGCCGGGCTGCGGCCGAGGCCGGGCTCCGCGTGCGGCAGTGCCTGGTGTGGGTGAAGCCTTCGCTCGTGCTGGGCCGGCAGGACTACCAGTGGCGCCACGAGCCGTGCCTGTACGGGTGGGCCGACGGCGCCCCCCACACCTGGCTCGGCGGCCGCGCCCAGACGACCGTGCTCGAGTTCGACAAGCCGGCCCGGAACGCCGAGCACCCCACCATGAAGCCGGTCGCGCTGTTCGGGGCGCTGCTCGCCAACAGCTGCCCGGCCGGCGGGGTGGTCCTCGACCCCTTCGGCGGGAGCGGCACCACCCTCGTCGCCGCCGAGCAGGCCGGGCGGGCCGCGCGGCTGATCGAGGTCGACCCGCGGTACGGCGACGTGGTGCTGGCCCGGGCCGCGGCGACGTTCGGCGACGCCGTACCGGTGCGGCTGCTCGAAGGCGACGCGGAAGTGGCCTACGCCGACGTGGTGGCCCGCCGCCGGGCCGATGCGGCCGCGGCGTAG